In one window of Poriferisphaera corsica DNA:
- a CDS encoding sodium:proton antiporter, translated as MTAVIAICVAVVFAVSIYMMLGRELMGLAIGVFLIGHAANLSILAMSGSPVLQHTSMSATPEFKAPPILESYEDSKRWAAAQPLTLAESHAMTEEQPLDVMVDPLPQALILTAIVIGFAVMGFLLTLIVLTQRRTKTLHVDDLAKMNLPTPSKAH; from the coding sequence ATGACCGCAGTTATTGCTATCTGTGTCGCCGTCGTCTTCGCCGTGAGTATCTACATGATGCTCGGCCGCGAACTCATGGGACTCGCTATCGGCGTTTTCCTTATCGGCCATGCCGCAAACCTCTCCATCCTTGCGATGTCAGGATCACCGGTCCTGCAGCACACCAGCATGTCCGCTACACCAGAATTCAAAGCGCCGCCCATCCTCGAATCTTACGAAGACTCTAAAAGATGGGCCGCAGCGCAACCACTAACTCTCGCAGAATCACACGCCATGACTGAAGAGCAACCACTCGACGTCATGGTCGATCCACTGCCCCAGGCGCTCATCCTGACCGCCATCGTCATCGGCTTCGCCGTCATGGGTTTCCTCCTCACACTCATCGTCCTCACACAGCGTCGTACCAAGACACTCCATGTCGACGACCTCGCTAAAATGAATTTGCCAACCCCTTCGAAGGCT
- a CDS encoding MnhB domain-containing protein, producing the protein MTSLILKTAMRLIVPLAMLFAAYMALKGHNEPGGGFIGGLIASVSLALYRMTYGVDSFDKLFPIHPRILVFVGLTCAVLTAIFPLLLGRPLLTSYEHYLNLGFGQSVHFVTAAIFDIGVLLVVVGVSVGMIDRLSREVEKS; encoded by the coding sequence ATGACTTCCTTGATCCTTAAAACTGCAATGCGCCTTATCGTGCCTCTCGCTATGCTCTTCGCAGCATACATGGCACTCAAAGGTCACAACGAACCCGGCGGCGGTTTCATCGGCGGCCTCATCGCCTCCGTCTCCCTCGCCCTATACCGTATGACCTATGGTGTGGATAGCTTCGATAAACTCTTCCCCATTCACCCACGCATCCTCGTATTCGTCGGCCTCACCTGTGCCGTACTCACCGCGATCTTCCCGCTACTGCTCGGTCGCCCACTACTCACCTCATACGAACATTACCTCAATCTCGGCTTTGGCCAATCCGTACACTTCGTCACCGCCGCTATCTTTGACATCGGCGTCCTTCTCGTCGTCGTCGGCGTCTCCGTCGGCATGATCGACCGTCTCAGCAGGGAGGTAGAAAAGTCATGA
- the mbhE gene encoding hydrogen gas-evolving membrane-bound hydrogenase subunit E — translation MISTQLLSLLGEVQTPLANAANTAMAQGGGSMNRTLLLMIAIFAPLTTGLITLFYPRKLITPRVLTALAGTVVSFLILLSFDVQPTDAPTGPIASIDWMPILNLNFAFLTDGLGLFFALLVSGIGALIVLYARGYFGRNEDDLYRFYPTLGFFTTAMIGVVLADYMLLTLLFWELTSISSFLLIGWDRYDKHAVKLGMQAFVTTGMGGMGLFGGILLFGSTTDVWTWTNFIHWLPENTQLLTDINNPVFWSFILLFFGAATKSAQFPWQYWLPGAMAAPTPVSAFLHSATMVKAGVFLIGRLLPVFGGLLVVTNGEAVFRAGLDIWPWLITIIGGFTMVLGALLSINQHDLKRIFAYTTVSQLGLLVCMYGLGSFSYTYDGQLFQNLDYDITQIANHAFYKAPLFIIAGALGHVLSRDITDLNGAIKKHPAMCITLILAAYGLAAGPGTISFQAKELFLYAIYHLKYTPVGNWWMLLMGAAIITATCNVAIFLRLTTTLIGLPGGYTADPNKHETDHHHHEHEHTVMGKIWASMIWVPAAVLVSFQYVGGFSPSTWMHFFGPLESYNNYFAVEYHGIPTFWYAIASGISHGSVPLMCSGIAILCGIILGFSPIFRGVVTDICDKIYPSIYWLAVTGGGRAFRTIQTGNMRHYTLLVLSFFLIMFYLITYNDTNMINSALEQFAFITEFKPGLFLGIIICATSLALPLVSHRIIRILLLGSCGFTVVAMYLVYQAPDLALTQLTFEIISVVLFVLVIRLLPRDVPKSRPSPLWRIPVAALAGIAFGWMTLVAVGEDPLTKIGAYFPMNTYAAGLEDVYNLGRGGGGMNIVNVILVDFRGFDTLGEITVLSLAALGVWSLLPSRRSRKSA, via the coding sequence ATGATTTCTACACAACTTCTATCGTTACTCGGCGAAGTCCAAACTCCGCTCGCCAACGCTGCAAACACAGCCATGGCTCAAGGTGGAGGTTCTATGAACAGAACACTTCTCTTGATGATCGCGATCTTCGCCCCATTAACCACCGGACTCATCACCCTTTTCTACCCACGCAAACTCATCACACCACGCGTGCTCACAGCGCTAGCTGGCACCGTTGTCTCATTCCTCATACTCCTCTCCTTCGATGTCCAACCCACCGATGCACCCACCGGCCCCATCGCCTCCATTGATTGGATGCCGATACTCAACCTCAATTTCGCATTCCTCACCGATGGCTTAGGCCTCTTCTTCGCACTCCTTGTCTCAGGCATCGGCGCACTGATCGTCCTCTATGCCCGCGGCTACTTTGGCCGTAACGAAGACGACCTTTACCGCTTCTACCCCACCCTCGGCTTCTTCACAACAGCCATGATCGGCGTCGTACTCGCTGATTACATGCTCCTCACCCTGCTCTTCTGGGAACTCACTTCCATTTCTTCATTCCTTCTCATTGGCTGGGATCGCTACGATAAGCACGCAGTCAAACTCGGTATGCAAGCCTTCGTCACCACAGGTATGGGCGGCATGGGCCTCTTTGGCGGCATCCTCCTTTTCGGTTCCACAACCGATGTCTGGACGTGGACAAATTTCATCCATTGGCTGCCAGAAAATACTCAGCTCTTAACCGACATCAACAACCCTGTTTTCTGGTCATTCATCTTGCTCTTCTTCGGAGCAGCCACGAAATCAGCCCAATTCCCTTGGCAATACTGGCTCCCAGGTGCAATGGCCGCACCAACGCCCGTCTCAGCATTCCTGCACTCCGCAACCATGGTTAAAGCAGGCGTCTTCCTCATTGGTCGACTTCTCCCTGTCTTCGGTGGCCTCCTCGTTGTCACAAATGGTGAAGCCGTCTTCCGAGCAGGCCTCGACATTTGGCCATGGCTCATCACCATCATCGGTGGCTTCACCATGGTGCTTGGTGCTCTTCTCTCCATCAACCAACACGACCTTAAACGCATTTTCGCATACACCACCGTCTCGCAGCTCGGCCTCCTCGTCTGCATGTACGGCCTCGGCTCTTTCTCATACACCTATGATGGCCAACTCTTCCAAAACCTCGACTACGACATCACACAAATCGCAAATCACGCTTTCTACAAAGCACCTCTCTTCATCATCGCCGGTGCACTTGGTCACGTCTTGTCACGTGACATCACAGACCTTAACGGTGCCATCAAAAAACACCCCGCGATGTGCATCACCCTCATCCTCGCCGCCTACGGCCTCGCCGCCGGTCCCGGCACCATCTCATTCCAAGCCAAAGAACTCTTTCTTTACGCCATCTATCACCTCAAATACACCCCAGTCGGCAACTGGTGGATGCTCCTCATGGGTGCAGCCATCATCACCGCAACATGCAATGTTGCCATCTTCCTCCGCTTGACTACAACACTCATCGGCCTCCCTGGCGGTTACACAGCTGACCCAAACAAACACGAAACCGATCATCATCACCATGAACACGAACACACCGTCATGGGCAAGATTTGGGCTTCAATGATCTGGGTTCCAGCCGCAGTGCTAGTCTCATTCCAATACGTCGGCGGCTTCTCACCTTCCACATGGATGCACTTCTTCGGCCCACTCGAATCCTACAACAACTACTTTGCAGTTGAATATCACGGCATCCCAACCTTCTGGTACGCCATCGCTTCCGGCATCTCGCACGGTAGCGTCCCACTCATGTGCTCAGGTATCGCCATCCTCTGTGGCATCATCCTCGGTTTCTCACCCATCTTCCGTGGTGTCGTTACTGACATCTGCGATAAGATCTACCCATCTATCTACTGGTTAGCTGTCACCGGCGGCGGTCGCGCTTTCCGCACCATCCAAACCGGCAACATGCGGCACTATACCCTCCTCGTCCTCTCATTCTTTCTCATCATGTTCTACCTCATCACATACAACGACACCAACATGATCAACTCGGCCCTTGAGCAATTCGCATTCATCACCGAATTCAAGCCCGGCCTCTTCCTCGGCATCATTATCTGTGCCACCTCACTCGCACTTCCGCTCGTCTCTCACCGCATCATCCGCATCCTTCTCTTAGGCTCTTGCGGCTTCACCGTCGTCGCCATGTACCTCGTATACCAGGCACCCGACCTCGCACTCACACAACTAACATTCGAAATTATCTCTGTCGTCCTCTTCGTTCTGGTGATCAGGCTTCTACCTCGTGATGTCCCCAAATCACGACCAAGCCCACTCTGGCGAATCCCCGTAGCAGCCCTCGCTGGTATCGCTTTTGGCTGGATGACTCTTGTCGCTGTTGGTGAAGATCCACTGACTAAAATCGGTGCATACTTCCCAATGAACACTTACGCTGCCGGTCTCGAAGACGTTTACAACCTCGGCAGAGGTGGCGGCGGCATGAACATCGTCAACGTCATACTCGTTGACTTCCGTGGCTTCGATACTCTCGGAGAAATCACCGTGCTTTCACTCGCAGCACTTGGCGTTTGGTCGCTGCTGCCCAGCCGTAGGAGTCGCAAATCAGCATGA